Below is a window of Pseudodesulfovibrio sp. 5S69 DNA.
AAGCGCACGTCGATGTAGCTGATGGGCAGGGGGTGGCACATGGGGATCAGGTCGCTGGTCCGCTTGGCGGCCTGGATGCCCGCGATCTTGGCCGTGGTCAACACGTCGCCCTTGGGCAGTGCGTCCGCCTTGAGCAGGCGCATGGTCTCCGCGGACAGGCGGACCAGTCCCCGGACAATGGCCGTGCGGCTCGTGTCGTTCTTGGCGGAGACGTCCACCATCCGGGCGTTGCCGTCCTGGTCCATGTGCGAAAAGCCGTCTGCCATCGTCTACTCTCCCATAACCTTGTCCTTGGCCTTCTTGAAGAAGCCCTTGGCCCGGTTCTTGAGTTTTCCGGCCTCGATCTCGGCGAACTCCTTGAGGAGTTCCTCCTGGCGGCTATTCAGCTTCGACGGCGTCTTCACGCGGATTTCCACAAGCAGGTCGCCGTTCTGGCTGGAGCCGAGATGGGGCAGGCCCAGGCCGCGCAGCCGGAAGACCTCGCCGGACTGGGTGCCGCTCGGGATGTCCAGGTTGACCGGCTCGTCCAAAGTGGGCACCTCCATGCGGTGCCCCAGGGCGGCCTCGACCATGGAGATCTCGCGGCTGATGATCAGGTTCTGCCCCTGGCGCTCGAAGGTGTCGTCCGGGGCGACCCGGATAACCACGTAGAGGTCGCCGGGAGGGCCGCCGTTGACGCCGGCTTCGCCCTCGCCGCGCAAGCGCAGGCGGGAATTGTTGTCCACGCCCGCCGGAATGCGGACGTTGAGGTCCTTGTCCTTGATGACCGTGCCGCGTCCCATGCAGGTGTCGCAGGGGTCGGTGATCAGCTTGCCCGCGCCCCGGCACTGGGGGCAGGTAGCGGAAATTCGGAAAAAGCCCTGGGACTGCTGGACGGTGCCGGACCCGCCGCACTGGGGGCAGGTCTGGGGCGAGGAACCGGGGGCCGCCCCGCTGCCGCCGCAGGCTTCACAGGAGGTCTCCACGGGGATCTTGATGCCCACCTCGGTGCCCTTGGCCGCATCCCTGAAGGATATCTCCAGGTTGTAGCGCAGGTCGGAACCGGCACGGGGGCGGTTGGATCGCCCGGCCGAGGAAAAGCCGAAGACCTCGCCGAAGATGTCGCTGAAGGCTCCGAATATGTCCTCGTTGCTGGAGAAACCGGAAAATCCGTTGCCGTTCACGCCGTCGTGGCCGAACCGGTCGTAGGACTGGCGCTTCTCGCTGTTGCCCAAGACCTCGTAGGCCTCGGCGGCCTCCTTGAACTTGGACTCGGCGTCGGGATCATCCTGGTTGCGGTCCGGATGATACTTGAAGGCCAGCCGTCGATAGGCCGTCTTGATCTCGTCCTGGGTGGCGGTTCGCTCCACCTCCAGGATCTCATAATAATCACGTTTGGACATGGTCGATTACTTAGGCATCCTCGGTTGCGGAAGAATGAAGGTGGAGGTCGTCGGAGGTGTCGGGGACGACCTTGCCGGCCGCGATCTCGCGCAGGGCGTTGACCACTTCCTTGTTCTTGGTGTCGAC
It encodes the following:
- the moaC gene encoding cyclic pyranopterin monophosphate synthase MoaC — encoded protein: MADGFSHMDQDGNARMVDVSAKNDTSRTAIVRGLVRLSAETMRLLKADALPKGDVLTTAKIAGIQAAKRTSDLIPMCHPLPISYIDVRFTVHDADSTIELECEVRTTYKTGVEMEALIGCQVAAATIYDMCKAVQKDIVIDACRLVFKSGGKSGTFTAE
- the dnaJ gene encoding molecular chaperone DnaJ — protein: MSKRDYYEILEVERTATQDEIKTAYRRLAFKYHPDRNQDDPDAESKFKEAAEAYEVLGNSEKRQSYDRFGHDGVNGNGFSGFSSNEDIFGAFSDIFGEVFGFSSAGRSNRPRAGSDLRYNLEISFRDAAKGTEVGIKIPVETSCEACGGSGAAPGSSPQTCPQCGGSGTVQQSQGFFRISATCPQCRGAGKLITDPCDTCMGRGTVIKDKDLNVRIPAGVDNNSRLRLRGEGEAGVNGGPPGDLYVVIRVAPDDTFERQGQNLIISREISMVEAALGHRMEVPTLDEPVNLDIPSGTQSGEVFRLRGLGLPHLGSSQNGDLLVEIRVKTPSKLNSRQEELLKEFAEIEAGKLKNRAKGFFKKAKDKVMGE
- the rpoZ gene encoding DNA-directed RNA polymerase subunit omega; the protein is MARITVEDCLAKVSNRFLITQMAIKRVKQYREGYEPLVDTKNKEVVNALREIAAGKVVPDTSDDLHLHSSATEDA